Proteins from a single region of Sporosarcina sp. P33:
- a CDS encoding DUF309 domain-containing protein — MHPYYHPLFLQFIVYFNDNQDYFECHEVLEEYWKEQEDFSKDHPLTGYILMATGLYHWRRGNVAGASRTLNKALVRFREMPVQFSDYLEEVALDEVIDQLEYCLTRIESGAGFRSFQLPVSRGLQMEADNFKPQLSLLPKDSASVIHKHMQRDRSDILLQREEKKKGSR, encoded by the coding sequence ATGCACCCTTACTATCATCCTCTTTTTCTACAGTTTATTGTGTATTTCAATGACAATCAAGATTATTTTGAATGCCATGAAGTGCTTGAGGAATATTGGAAAGAACAAGAAGATTTTTCAAAGGATCATCCTTTGACAGGCTACATTCTCATGGCTACAGGATTATATCACTGGCGCAGAGGAAATGTTGCAGGCGCATCTCGCACCCTGAATAAAGCATTAGTGCGCTTTCGTGAGATGCCTGTACAGTTCAGCGACTACCTGGAAGAAGTGGCTCTTGATGAAGTCATCGATCAGCTGGAATACTGCCTCACCCGCATAGAATCAGGTGCCGGCTTCCGTTCATTTCAGCTGCCGGTTTCCCGCGGGCTGCAGATGGAAGCAGACAATTTCAAGCCGCAGCTCTCCCTGCTGCCAAAAGACAGCGCGTCCGTCATTCATAAACATATGCAGCGGGACCGGTCTGATATTCTCTTACAACGTGAAGAAAAGAAGAAGGGCAGCCGTTAA
- a CDS encoding segregation/condensation protein A, whose protein sequence is MSYSVKLEVFEGPLDLLLHLINRLEIDIYDIPMAELTQQYIEHLHAMRVLQLDELSEYLVLAATLLEIKSKMLLPVNEEETFIEEFGYEEDPREELIARLVEYRKYKEAAHSLRESAAHRDEHFTKEPEDLTEYGEPVMAETEEQLNVFDLIGAFQKMLHRKKLRLPLTASITKSEQSVGDKMSVIMSKLELSGGECEFHALFDTASVPELVLTFLSLLELMKLQEVTVRQSRNFEELRISLM, encoded by the coding sequence ATGAGTTATAGTGTGAAACTGGAAGTCTTCGAAGGTCCGCTTGATTTATTGCTGCATTTGATCAACCGGCTCGAAATCGACATTTATGACATCCCCATGGCGGAGCTGACACAGCAATACATAGAACATCTGCACGCCATGCGCGTTCTTCAACTAGATGAGTTAAGCGAATATCTTGTGCTGGCAGCAACTCTTCTCGAGATAAAAAGCAAAATGCTGCTGCCTGTCAATGAAGAAGAAACATTCATCGAAGAATTCGGCTATGAAGAAGATCCGCGGGAAGAACTGATTGCACGGCTGGTGGAATATCGCAAATACAAAGAAGCGGCCCATTCTCTCCGCGAATCTGCAGCACACCGGGATGAGCACTTTACAAAAGAACCGGAAGATCTGACCGAATACGGTGAACCGGTGATGGCGGAAACAGAAGAACAGCTGAATGTCTTTGACTTGATCGGCGCATTTCAAAAGATGCTGCACCGGAAGAAACTGCGGCTGCCCCTGACAGCGAGTATAACAAAATCAGAGCAGTCTGTCGGCGATAAGATGTCTGTCATCATGAGCAAGCTGGAATTGAGCGGCGGGGAATGTGAGTTTCATGCGCTTTTTGACACGGCGAGCGTGCCAGAACTCGTGCTGACATTTTTGTCTCTGCTGGAGCTGATGAAGTTACAGGAAGTGACAGTGCGTCAAAGCCGTAATTTTGAAGAATTACGAATCTCATTGATGTGA
- the scpB gene encoding SMC-Scp complex subunit ScpB: MDIEPRFIGMTESFLFVAGEEGLTLAQLAALLECDEERAEHTVMTLQQKYDEDITRGITVKSYGGSWRLMTKSEWADDIKRMLEDPKPSTFTQAALEVLAIIAYKQPVTRVEIDDLRGVKSERALSSLAGKGFVEEVGRMEGPGRPILYGTTDFFLDRFGLASLADMPPLSLDEEQESSEDTDLFMTKFQEAFSITEEGGHDA; the protein is encoded by the coding sequence ATGGACATAGAACCACGTTTCATCGGGATGACTGAAAGTTTTTTATTCGTCGCGGGTGAGGAAGGATTGACACTTGCACAGCTTGCAGCATTATTGGAATGTGACGAAGAGCGGGCGGAACATACTGTCATGACGCTGCAACAAAAATATGATGAAGACATTACACGCGGCATTACTGTAAAAAGTTATGGCGGGAGCTGGCGCCTCATGACAAAAAGTGAATGGGCTGACGACATCAAGCGAATGCTGGAAGATCCGAAACCTTCTACATTTACACAGGCTGCACTCGAGGTGCTTGCCATTATTGCGTACAAACAGCCTGTGACGCGCGTAGAGATCGATGACCTGCGGGGAGTGAAGTCAGAACGGGCGCTGTCTTCATTGGCAGGCAAAGGGTTTGTGGAGGAAGTGGGTCGCATGGAAGGACCGGGGCGGCCTATTTTATACGGCACCACGGATTTCTTTCTTGACCGCTTTGGACTGGCTTCTCTTGCGGATATGCCTCCGCTGTCATTAGATGAAGAACAGGAGTCGTCGGAAGATACGGATTTATTCATGACGAAATTCCAGGAAGCATTTTCCATTACCGAAGAAGGAGGACATGATGCTTGA
- a CDS encoding D-alanyl-D-alanine carboxypeptidase family protein: protein MMIIVLLIISLLLNPLSSQAAGSSYAVIDGETGRLLMGENEHYPLPIASLTKMWTAYTFLDIQPDDQDTVISHQAATAEGSSIYLEAGQTRSTRDLLYGLMLRSGNDAAQALAEHAGGSLEGFVYLMNEKARSHGLEQTYFTNPSGLHAEHHLSSAYDTAKMLYFGMKNPEFRKIASTVNYPFETEQGKNSWQNKHRLVLSEPTAIAGKTGFTKAAGRTLATYFEKDGKSVIVVTLNNGNDWQVHKQLSQQVFSEYQLYTAVKKGRYQVFPHMTAKLDQTVKLLVNKEEKKLLSNVLQIPQTDGKQKKGYWSIYLGTAPIKTIAVDIETEK from the coding sequence ATGATGATCATCGTTCTACTGATAATATCTCTGCTGTTGAATCCCCTTAGCAGTCAGGCTGCAGGATCTTCTTATGCAGTGATAGACGGAGAGACCGGCAGATTGCTGATGGGCGAAAATGAGCATTATCCGCTGCCTATCGCGAGTCTGACGAAAATGTGGACTGCATACACGTTTTTAGATATACAGCCGGATGATCAAGACACTGTCATCTCACATCAGGCGGCCACAGCGGAAGGATCATCAATTTATTTGGAGGCGGGTCAGACAAGAAGTACCAGGGACTTACTGTATGGCCTAATGCTCCGCTCAGGAAATGATGCGGCACAGGCACTGGCTGAACATGCCGGGGGGTCGCTCGAGGGGTTTGTCTACTTGATGAATGAAAAGGCGCGCAGTCACGGCCTGGAGCAGACGTACTTTACGAATCCGTCTGGTCTTCATGCAGAACATCACCTGTCTTCGGCGTATGATACGGCAAAAATGCTGTATTTTGGAATGAAGAATCCCGAGTTCAGAAAAATCGCATCCACTGTAAATTATCCGTTTGAAACAGAGCAAGGTAAAAACAGCTGGCAGAATAAGCACAGGCTGGTACTATCTGAGCCAACAGCGATCGCAGGCAAAACAGGTTTCACGAAAGCTGCCGGACGAACACTGGCAACTTATTTTGAAAAAGACGGAAAATCAGTCATTGTTGTCACGCTGAATAATGGCAACGACTGGCAAGTGCATAAACAGCTGTCTCAGCAGGTGTTCTCCGAGTATCAATTGTATACGGCAGTGAAAAAAGGACGTTATCAAGTATTTCCTCACATGACTGCGAAACTGGATCAGACAGTTAAACTTCTCGTAAACAAAGAAGAAAAAAAGTTGCTGTCCAATGTGCTGCAAATTCCCCAAACAGACGGGAAGCAGAAGAAAGGTTATTGGTCTATATATTTAGGGACTGCACCAATCAAGACAATAGCGGTCGATATCGAAACAGAAAAATGA
- a CDS encoding pseudouridine synthase: MERLQKVLAQAGIASRRKSEKLILDGLVKVNGKVVTELGTKVSRMDTIEVEGVQLTKETPVYYLLYKPRGYISTVDDEKGRKTVIDLVPEVSQRIFPVGRLDYDTSGVLLLTNDGDFSYLMTHPKFEIKKKYVAKVKGIPSRENLKKLETGIELEDGKTAPAHVKMTTVDKKTNTAIVEITIHEGRNRQVRRMFDAIGCPVQKLKREEFANLTTRGLNAGEARELTTHELKQLRVLAETGKIG; the protein is encoded by the coding sequence ATGGAAAGATTACAAAAGGTATTGGCACAGGCCGGCATTGCTTCACGAAGAAAATCAGAAAAACTGATCTTGGACGGCCTGGTTAAAGTAAATGGTAAAGTAGTAACGGAACTTGGCACTAAAGTTAGCAGAATGGACACAATTGAAGTGGAAGGCGTTCAATTGACGAAGGAAACACCTGTTTATTATCTGCTTTATAAACCTCGGGGCTATATTTCAACAGTGGATGATGAAAAAGGACGTAAAACGGTGATCGATCTGGTGCCGGAAGTGAGTCAGCGTATTTTCCCTGTCGGCAGACTGGATTATGACACATCGGGCGTGCTGCTGCTCACAAATGACGGAGACTTCTCCTATTTGATGACGCACCCTAAGTTTGAGATCAAAAAGAAATATGTAGCCAAAGTGAAAGGAATCCCGTCACGCGAGAACCTGAAAAAGCTGGAAACAGGTATTGAGCTTGAAGACGGTAAAACCGCTCCGGCTCATGTCAAAATGACAACTGTGGATAAAAAGACGAATACCGCAATTGTAGAAATTACCATTCACGAAGGGCGGAATCGTCAAGTGCGCAGAATGTTTGACGCGATTGGCTGTCCTGTGCAAAAACTAAAGCGTGAAGAGTTTGCTAACTTAACTACACGCGGATTAAATGCAGGGGAAGCTCGGGAATTAACAACACATGAACTGAAACAATTACGTGTTCTGGCTGAAACAGGAAAAATCGGCTGA
- the resA gene encoding thiol-disulfide oxidoreductase ResA — protein MVYAIASKDKVKVLAEGDTAPDFELVDLEGNAHRLSDYKGEGVFLNFWGTWCPPCKKEMPHMEDLYKGFEAKGVHILTVNVGEPKVKVELFRDDMNLSFPMLWDKNKTVMDLYNIKPLPTTFLINPEGKITKVIKQGMTEEQIIEYLESIQPK, from the coding sequence ATGGTCTACGCAATTGCTTCAAAAGATAAAGTGAAAGTCTTGGCTGAAGGTGATACAGCGCCTGATTTTGAACTTGTGGATTTGGAAGGCAACGCACATCGTCTGTCCGATTATAAAGGCGAGGGTGTATTTCTTAATTTCTGGGGCACTTGGTGTCCGCCTTGTAAAAAGGAGATGCCTCACATGGAGGATCTTTACAAAGGATTCGAGGCGAAAGGTGTACATATCCTGACGGTGAACGTTGGAGAGCCGAAAGTGAAGGTAGAACTGTTCAGAGATGATATGAACCTTTCATTCCCGATGCTGTGGGATAAGAACAAAACGGTTATGGACTTGTACAATATCAAACCATTGCCAACGACTTTTCTGATCAACCCTGAAGGGAAGATTACAAAAGTGATTAAGCAAGGAATGACAGAAGAGCAAATTATCGAGTATTTAGAAAGCATACAACCAAAGTAA